The sequence AGCTACGGGGTGGTTTTTCAACAGTCTCGTCAGGTCTAATCATCTTGAGAAAGTTCGTTTACTTCCGTCACGCGAACTCTATCAGGCAAGCGGATTCCGGTTTTCTGAAGAGCTTCATCCAGCTGGGTTTTGTTAGTAACATAAAGCTCGACGCCATTGTTTTCCAGATCCTCAGCCGAGTTCGTCTCTATACCAAGCTCTTCGCAAATACGCATAGTCTCGGATTGGACCTCGGCTATCTCTGTGAGCGTTATGGAGGCCATTCGTACTTCAAATAGATCCGGTTGACCGGACAGAGGCCCATCCTGGATGTAACGATTGAGCGTTTCTTCACCATTATGGGTAAACATAACAATAACCCGATAATCCGGCTCATGCTGAACCCAGAGACCGGCAAAAGTATCCGTCTCCTGCGATTCGAGAGCGGCACCCAACTCTTCTATGGGGTCCTGGAGTTTCAACCGGCGTAGCGCTTCATCAACACTCACTCCAAGCGCAGAGGCGTAAGCTTCCGCTGTCCCCATACGCAATTCCTGATCACCAGTCGGCAACTGTTCCCCTGAACCCGATATATCCAAGGCGGTGACAATATCGCTAACCATCAAATATGGTCCGCCACACTGACACGGCAGCTCATCGACCAGTTTGCGCAGATGGGTATATCCGATATAGTGCCAGTCTTGAGTAGTCATGTGTCCTTCGATGACCACCTGATCCCCCACCCGGAATGCCTTTCGACCCGTCTCATCCATAATGGTGACAATCCCGTTTTCTGAACTCGCTCTGTATTCGGACGGCCAGAGAGGTAACGGCGCAACACGGTCCTCTCCGGGAACGATGCGAATGGAGCCATTGACAATCTTCACCTCGCCAGTAACCAACGTCTTCTTCTGCATCCATGAATTCCATGAATTTGCCAATAACTCATCCGCCACCCACGAATTCAACAACGGCTTTCTACGTATGAAGAAGACATCGCCATCTTCTGCGGGAACGAAATCGAGAGCAAACAGCTTGGAATTTTCAAAGTCTTTCAAACGAACTCCGTCGCCTACGATCCAATACGGACCTTTGGCTGAAGGTGGAAGAGGTTTTTGCAGGATTTCTGTTAAGACAACAGCGCTCATCCCACCGCCTCCCCCACCCATGTATACCTCTTTCCCCACTTCAGCCACAACTTGACCGCTCTTGTTGCGTACTTGGATCGTTCCATCCTTGTCAGTACACACCTTGAATCCCGGCGGCCACAAAGGCAGATCGCTAGTTCCATCCGGCCATTCCACACGTAGGAAACCGTCAACTAAAACCAATGTGCCACAGAGCTCTGCATCCATGACGTCCCTATGACTTCTCTGCTTGGGGAAGAAAACATCCGGAGGGCAATTACAGGGCGCATCGCAACCACAAGCGGCCAGAACAAACATCATAGCCATTATCCCCAAACCGAAGCTCCACAAGAATCGATTGGCAGCCTGATATCTGGTCATGATTTACTTATACCACAAATCAGAAGATTTGTCATAGGCTTAAAACCCCACTCCAGTAAATGACAAAGATAATCTGTTATAATAACGCTCAAACAGTGGTCAGTGGTCAGGATTCGGAATTCAGCGATCAGAACAGCGTGGACTCATGGAAGACCTGCTCGAAAAATACCTCATCTACCTCAAAGCAGAGCGCAATTTCTCACCTTACACCGTGAGGAACTACAGCTCCGATATCCTCGGCTTCTTTGATTTCCTCAGACAGGAAGGGGTAACATCACTGGAGAAGGTTGATCACCTGACCGTTCGGCGTTATATGGGTCAGCTCTTGGAGAAGGGGGTAGTACGCGGGAGTATCTCTCGCAAGATGAGCGCGTTACGTTCATTTTTCCGCTATCTGAATCAGCAGGGATTACTGGCAGCAGAGCCCATGAGCAAAGTATCCGGACTAAAAGGTGAAAAACGGCTGCCATCGTTCCTGACATCGGAAGAAGTGATCCGCCTCCTGAGCGCGCCCAATACCTCAACGCCGCAAGGATTGCGAGACCTGGCTATATTGGAACTTCTCTATGCTGCCGGACTTCGGGTGAGCGAGATCGCCTCGCTGGACATTGTACACGTGGACCTGGAATCAGGCCAGGTCAGGGTATGGGGCAAGGGCTCCAAGGAGAGGATGACCCTCATCGGCAAGCCTGCCGCCGAGGCGCTGCAACACTATTTGCACTACGGCCGACCCAAACTCCTGGGCCAGACAAAAACCAATGCCCTGTTTCTGAATCGATTCGGAGAGAGGATCGCGGAAAGAAGAATCCAGTATCTCTTGAAAGGATACGCCAAACAGGCCGGCATCAATGGGCGGGTGCATCCGCACATGCTGCGCCACACTTTTGCCACTCATATGCTGGATGGAGGGGCTGACCTGCGGGTGGTTCAGGAACTGCTGGGGCATGAAAATCTCTCCAGTACTCAAATCTATACCCACGTGACGCGAACTCAAATGCGCAGTCGCTATCTTCAAGCGCATCCCCGGAGCAAGGAAGATGAAAGGGCTGTCAAACCTCAAAACACCCAGCAATAACCCTGCTGCTATGGAAAATGTGCCTGTCTTTCCCATTGAAGACGAGACGCGAAGGGCAAAATAGAGTATAATGACAATCACTTGGTGTGTTGAGCTCAAACCGGACGTATAGTGATGGGCAATCTCGTATCCCTTGGAGAGATGGTCAGCCGACCCCAATGAATGACCGCTAAAGACCTGTATAGATGGAAACTGAAATCATCAATGGCGTCTTGATCTCCATTGTGATGGCAGCCGTCATCGGTTATGTCATCCATCGGCTTCGCCAACCCGTAATCTTCGGTTACATCATCGCCGGAATTATCATCGGTCCCGAGCTCGGCCTCCGCTGGGTAACCGATCCCCAGGCTATCGACTTCAGTTCAGAACTCGGCTTGATCGCCCTGATGTTCATGGTCGGGCTGGAACTCGATCTCAAGAAGCTCAGGGAATCCGGCACAGAGCTCCTGGTAATAGCCGTTGTCCAATTCGTCACATGCGTCGCTCTGGGCCTAGCGTTTTTCAGTCTCCCCGGCTTCGACGACAGCGGAAAATATGCTCCCCTGTACCTGGCCATCACCTTCTCCCTGAGCAGCACCATGATCGTGGTGAAGCTCCTGTACGAGAAGTTCGAGCTTGATACGCTGCCGGGACGACTCACCCTGGGAGTGCTCATCATGCAGGACATCTGGGCAATTGTTTTCCTGGCTGTCCAGCCTGATCTGGCTAACCCCGAGCTTCCCAAACTGGGGCTCTCGTTTCTGAAGGGTGCTGCGTTGATCGGCGGCTGTCTGCTCGCCAGCCGTTACCTGCTGCCCACTCTCTTCAAAGGCATCGCCAAGAATCCCGAACTGGTGCTGATCACGGCACTGGGATGGTGCTTCCTCGTATCCTATATATCAGGGGATGTGGCTGAGTTGAGCCGGGCCATGGGCGCCCTCATCGCCGGCGTAAGCCTCTCTACTCTGCCTTACAATCGCGAGATCAACGACAGGGTCAACAGCATCCGGTCCTTTTTCCTTATCCTGTTCTTCGTGTCCCTGGGAATGAAGGTGGCTCAACCCAGTCTCCACATTTTCACCATGGCTGTTCTGGCCTCCTTCTTCCTGATCGCCAGCCGATTCATCGCCATGTTTCCCCTTCTCTACCTGATGAAGAAAGGGATACGGGTAAGTTTCCTGGTCCCTCTGAATATTGCGCAGATCAGTGAATTTGCCCTGGTCATCGCTACCCTTGGGATGGGCTTTGGTCACATCAATGAGAACGTCATGACTATCATCCTCTTCACGCTGATGATAACGGCAACGGCATCTACATACATGATTACCTACAGTCATAAGCTCTATCTGACTACCGCAGGCGTCCTCACCAAGCTGGGGCTGAAGGATATCACCTCCCCGGAAGAGAAGACCATCCAAACAGAGGACTCCCATCCGATCATGTTCCTGGGATTCTACAAGATTGCCAGCTCTCTGCTTCATGCCCTGGAGCAACACACCCCTTCGATCACCAGCAAGATCGTTGTAGTGGATTTTAATCCTGATGTGCACCGGAAACTCAACAAACGCGGGGTTAAGTGCGTATTTGGCGATCTGGGCAATACCGGCTCGCTTCTTGAAAACGGTCTGGAAACGGCAAAAGTGGTAGTCTCTACCATTCCGGATACGATTCTAAAAGGCACCAGCAACATGACACTTCTCACCTACACCAAGAGAATCAATCCATCAGCTCGGGTGATTGTCACCGCCGAGAGCACCAAACTGGCAAAGCAACTATGGGCGGCCGGAGCTGATTTTGTGATTCTTCCTAATGTCGAGGCAGGCGATAAGGTGGCTTCCCTGCTGGAGCAACTCCTGACTGAGGAGGACATCCCCCATGCCTGCTCCGAGTATCGCTGCCGGATCATGGAGCAGACGGGAGAAGTAATCGAATAGGCTTTTATCTCCCTTGGCCTGAGATTGCGCGAAGCCCCTCATGTCCAGTCGTAAAGAGGCGCTGGTGTCTCAATACGCTGAGTGGTTAAGAAATGACGGGACAACAGGTGACTTCAGGACTGTCTGTCCCTTATAGCCGATCCCTCAGCAATACATTCTTGGTTGTCTCCATTAAGCCAGGCAAACAACTACCCCGGAAGATGCCTGAGAGATGGGGTAGGAGGGAGCCTCACACAATCCCCACGCGCTTCCCGGTCGGAGTCTTCTCTCCCTGCCGTGTAACCCTTGATGCAACTTCTCCTGCTCCTTCCCCTCGCAGATTCCACCTCGCGATGGACACGCCACCGGCCGGTTCGGGCTAGTAGTTCCTCCTGTCAAGTCTGTGAAGGACTTGAAGCTTCAAGTGAACGCAGCACTACCGGAGGCGCACCAATAAAAAGAGCACCTCTTTTCGAGGTGCTCTACATACACACCATACACACCAACTTCCCACCTTGCCAGAAAGTTGAGCACTTTACCTGCAATCCGGAGAGTTAAACGCGGTTGCGCCGTATGAGGCGGCGCAACCGCGTTTGCTATACTTTCAAGAAGTCTGAGTGTGACTCTGCGAAGATTACGCAACTCCTGCGTGTCTGCGTCTCACCATCCACACAAATCCGCCCAGTGCCAAAACGCCGAGCGCCAGCAGGATCGCAGTTGCATACTCAGGCACTGGAGCAGTTGATTCATCATAGCAGAATATGATGACGCTGAGGTCAGCAGGTCGCTCAGTGCTGGGATTTAGATTTATGGGTGCGTGAAGATTTCCATCACTGGGCTGGCCATTATTGGCATACACGTTCGCCTTGCCGTACTCGTCTATTACAATGACCTTACAAACCCATCTGTTTGCTGTGAAGCTGAAATAGGTTCCATCCTCTTCGGTGATGGTGGTGATCGTCACCTCGAAATCATCTTGAGTGCGAGTGTAAGTAGTTCCTCCATCAGTAGGAGACCCTTCCTCAGTAGCAAGATTAATCGTCAAGCTGTCAGGACACTGGAAACCCAAATCCTCACACGTGGGATTCGGAATATCGATGACAAAACAAGGCTGAACTTCATTATCCGACGCGCTCCCTGCTACTTCCGGCCTGCAGTCGTAAGCGGGTGAGTCGGATTCTTCGCCCATGAAGTACCAATAGTCAAACAGCTCAGGCGCAATTTTTAAAATGCCAGTGACGCTCCCCTCATCCGCGTTATAGCCAGGAGCAGTATCGTCCAGCTCGTAGTTGGGATCAGTGATGGTCACCACCACATTGTAGCTCACTGTGTTGTTTCTGTCGCCGACAGGGGGAGTTGGTGAACCATCATAGGTGACCTCATAGCTCACACCGGGTGGCGTAGTCTCCACGCCCACCGACTTCGGGGAGCCATCCCAATAGTAGGAAAGATCACTCAGTGTCACTGTCACCTTGGCTTTTTCCACCGTCAGGGTCCCGTTCTTCAAAGCCACATCGTAGTTATCCAGTTTCCCGCTGCCATCATCCGAGACTGCAGGCACAATTCCGTACTCACCCACTTGGCTCGCGGCATCGGCAGAGGTGGAATAGCTCGCTGTGATCAGATCGCCGCTCTGAATGCCGTCAATGGTTCCCGTAAAAACAGGGTTCGCCTCGCCATACTTCCGGGATGCATCATCAGCCGTCACCATCAGCGATGCCTTTTCTACCATCAAGGTCCCATTCGTCAAAGTGATATCATAATTGTCCAGAGCGCCAGACCCGCCATCCACCAGCAAAGGCACAATATCATAAGCGCCCACCGGACTGGCGGCATCTGCAGGGCTGGAATAGCTGTCTGTGATAGTACCGCTATCGCCGTTCTGAATGCCGCTAACAGTCCCACTGAACACCGGGTTAGCTTCACCATACTTCCGAGACGCATCATCCGCCGTCGCCGACAAGTCAGCCTTGTTCACCACCTGAGCCAGGCCCAACGAAAGGCTGGCATCGATATCGATATCATCGCCCTCATAGACCACAGTTATCGAATGGCTGCCCGCCGAGAGAGCAGAAGTGGTATAACTCGCTTGACCAGCACTCACAGGCACCCCGGTGGCGATCATGACTTCACCGTCTTTAAAACCCACAGGCCCTGAAGGCATGCCGGCATCCGGAGAAAAGACACTTATCGTAGCTGTAAAAGTCACCGATTGGCCATAGACCGAAGGGTTGACAGAGGAGGTGAAAGCTACCTCGGCAAACGGCGAGAAAGGAACACAATCCTTGAACTCACTGGCGTTCCCGTCTTTGTCAATGGTGATTTGCTTCCCTACAGGAATTGCAGTTTCCACATCCTGAACAATGACGCTTATTGCTCCCTCTGCATTACAAATGGTGGTTGAACCATCCTCAGCCACATCCATCAACATCGTGCTGCCTCTAACCGCCCCCACACAGGTCGGAGTTTGAATTTCATAGCTGGAATTCGTATCCGCCAGCTTCTTGACCCGGCTGACGGTCTTCCCGATCTGCTGACTGAGCCCAACCTTTGTTGAACCGCCAGTGGCGATACCTAGATCGACAACTCCAATTTCTGTGCCCGGTTCCAGTTCGATCGTGCTGCCTTCAAAGAAAGTAACCATCGCCCAGGAACTGCCGCCCGCTATGATCGCATCGCCCGGCTCCAACGTCATACCTGCGCTTGCTGCGATCCATGAATTTGTGTTTGCCTTCCTGATCAGCACTTCGCCCTGTGAAATGGAAACCATAGTAAGTTCAGTCGGCTTCGAGAACGTAGAGGGCTGACCACCCACAGGTATTGCTTCGTCATCGGAAGAATCACCGCCACAGCCCACCAGCACCCCACCCACGCCTATCAACAGCGATAAGACAAGTACCAGTATTAGTTTCTTATTCATGCCCCCACCTCCGAGACAAAATCACAGACTCTTCACCCCAAACCCTCAGCATAACACACCTAATGGCAGTACTTTAGCACTATAACCTGATAGTACTGCCGAAGTATAGTCAATATACCACCCTGTCATCAGCAAGTCAATGAAAATGCGGTAAACAAACGGTAAATGGGCTCCGCATCTACTGACAGCCCGTCACATGGTAAAGCGTCACCCGCTCTGCCTTGCCTTTCAGCGTCTGCGGGGCCTTGGCTTCAACCTCCAAAAATTCCTTTGCCTGCTGATAGGTGTCCGGTCCAATCCAGACTTCCCCACCGGGGGCCACGCTGCAAATACGCGAAGCTAAGTTGACGCTATCGCCGATTACCGTATACTCAACACGCCCCGGAGAGCCTACGTTGCCCGCCAGGACCTTACCACTATTGATACCGATGCCAAACTGCGCTTTGGGTAAAGAAGGATCAGCCTGAGATAGCGCAGCAACCGCTTGCTGAGCTTCCCAAGCCGCTTTCACTGCAAGTCGGGCATGATCAGATTGGGATTGCGGGGCATTCCAAACCGCCATGATGTTATCACCGGCAAACTTGTTCACCATGCCTCCGTTTTCCAGAACCTTCTCGATGACAACAGGGAGGAAGGTGTTCAGCATGCCTACCACCTCTCCAGGAGACATCCTCTCACTCATCTCCGTAAAGCCGCGGATATCAGCAAAGAGCACGGATACTTCACGGGTCTCGCCTCCCAGCTTAAGCTCAGAGGAATCAGCCATGGTAAGGATCTCTTTGGCTACCTGCGGGGAAACATATCGGCCAAACAAATCTTTCACAAATCGATCGTCCGATTGCTGGATGAGAATGATGCAGACAATGCTGCTGACCAACAGGACAGGCAGCATCGATAACGGATAGAGGAGATTCAGGATATGCCCCTTATCGAAGTTGATGAAGACGACCCCCACGTAAGCAACGAACAGCCCACCCACCAAGGCGACTCCCCATTTGACTCCTATCCGGGGCAAAGCAAGCCCCGTGATACCAACCAATATCAACAGAGTCAACAAGGTAGTTCCGGTTCCCGCTTCGGTCAGATACCTCTCCCGGAGAATGGTATCAATCGCCAGCGCGTGGATAAACGTCCCGGGTATCTTACCGTTCTTCGTAGGAACCGCCCATACATCCACATCCCCTGTAGCCGTCATCCCGATCAACACGATCTTGCCCTTGACGATCGAAGGATCGAAGTTGCCGCTGATGATATCACCATAGGAAATATAGGCCAACTGACTGGTATCAGCGGAAAAGTTGACGCGCAGATCGTAAGAAGAGTCCACCGGGATCTCTCGATTCACCACATGAAGTTCATGTCCCTGTATCGGGTATTCCTGGGGCAAGGGCATGGAGAACAGCGTATGCAAGATAGACAAGCTAAAAGCAGGATAGGCATTGCCTGCACTATCTCTGATGACCATTTCAATACGCCGCACTTTGCCGTCACGATCGGGATTCATATTGGCATGACCTGCGCCGCTCATAGCCTGCTCCAAAAGAGCCGTCGGCCTCTCCATTTGCCTGTAAGTCACCACTGATTTCGTATCGGGTATTCGGACCGATCCGGACATAGCCAGAACTACATTGCCCGCTTCCGCCATCGCCTCGGCAAGGACTTGATCATCCACGGAATCATCGAAGAAAAGGACATCATACGCGATGACCTTGGCCTTGGCTGCACTCAAATTATCGATGGCCTGAGCGTGAAGACTGCGAGGCCACTCTGACCACCGGCCATAAGTCTCCAGCGTAGTATCATCAATGCCGGCAACGACGATGTTCGGTGAAGGGGTCTCCGATTCGAAAAGCTGATCGGCTAACCAGAAGTTGGTGCTCCGGAACGGCTGAATCAATATCACCACAAGAGTGAACAGACAGCCTACGCTCAAGAGCGCTAGTGTATGGTATAACCTCTTGGTCTTTTTCCTGCTTTTCGGGCCTGGGGTTGCTGCATTGTTCTTCATCTCATGAGCCTTCTTTCTGTTATCTCAGATAACCACCCAAATGTCGACCGGTGATAGCTGCAAACCAAACCTACGGTTGTTCAATATTTTCCCAGTAGACACCCTTTTGATGAAGCTGCCTGGTTTTGAGAAAAGCTTCAAGAAACGTCTTGGAGTCCTCAAGCAGCGCCTGGGCATATGCCGCGGCTTTTGGCAAATCCTCATCGGGGGTATTGGATGACCTCCCATGGCCGGGATGAATTTCCTTGATCTTCAACTGGCTCAGCCGCTCGATCGAATTAACATAGTCGCTCACATTGCCTGAAACCTCTATAGTGGAGAGCACTCCCCCGGCAAACACAGTATCCCCGGAAAACAGGAGCCCTTCCTTTGGCTCATAGAAGCACGCGCAACCGGAGGTATGGCCAGGTGTGTGGATCACGTGCAATTTATATTTTCCAAGGTCAAGGGTGGTGCCGTCTTCCAGCCATATGTCAACCCAAAAACGCCCGCCTGCCTCATTCACGAATTTGCCGAAGGTGACGAACTCGTCCTGCAGCTCAATTTTATTGGCGGCCAAACTATGGGCGGCAACAACGGCCGACTTGTGAAAATACGCCGTAGCGCCGATGTGGTCGTAATGCTCGTGAGTCAACAAGAGAAGATCAATATCCCTCACTCCCAATCCGATCTCCGCAAGCCGATTCTGGAGGGCCGGGAAATGGCTGGTTATCCCAGTATCAATGAGCACGTTCCTGACTTCCCCTTTGATCAGATAGACGTGGCTCCCGGGTTTCTGGCTGGTGAACTGATAGATGTTCGGCCTTATCTGTATGGTTTGCGGCAGCTCCGCTCGCCCGGCAGGCTGATCCTTGGTGTTGTATGGTGAGTCCTTCACTCCGCCCCCCCTTTCAGCCGCTTATCCAACTCCCGTAGACGCTGACACAGATTGTGCATGATCGTGAGAGCAAACTGCGGATTCTGCTGAACCAAAAACATAAACTTCGGCCGGTCCAGAACAATCAGCTGGGTGTTGTCTTCAATGGCTACTGCCGTGGCCGACCGCTGGGAATAGTCCACCAGAGACATCTCTCCAAAGAAATCGCCCGGCTTCAGGACAGCGACCTTGCTCTCATTGCCCCCCGCCTTTCCCACCATCAGACTCACTCCCCCGCTGTGAATCAGGTACATCTCTCTTCCGCTGGTTCCCTCTTCAAAGACAACTTCAAACCTCCGGTATATCTTCAGGAACCTTTCGAAAGGCGGAGTTTCCTGGACTTCAGCGCCAACTTCATCTACCACTACGTTCTCCCCCCATCAAAGCGTTGCAGAACGCAAACTCACTCTCCAATCCCCAGGCAGAAGGAATTCTCCACCACTTAATCCGAAGTTTACCGAATCTCTCCAGCTCCAAGACAATCAGCAAGCTGATAAGTGCGGCATTCCTCAGCCAGCTCCGTGAATCCGCCGAACTTCGCACTAGATTCATCAAGGATCGTGGCACGGTTGGAACTCGGCCACAAATGCGTCAACAACAGGCGTTTCACGTTGACCTCTTTGGCCAATTCTCCGGCTTCAGTGGGTCTCAAATGCCCCCAGAGGGAATCACTATCAGGCTCAAGGCTTCTCCCCACACCGCAAATGAAAATATCCGCATCCTTAGCAATATGAAACAACCCCGGGCACGGACCGCTATCGGAGGAATAAGCTATCTTCCCGCCAATGCCCGAAACTGAAACAGCATACGCTGGAACATAATGGGCCACCGCCGCGAATGCCAGAATCAGATCACCCAAACGCAACTTCCGGTCAGGGGAGTATTCCGATACTTCAAAAACATCACCGAGGAAATCGTCCGACTCGGAAAAAGGGCCCACTACCTGATTGATCTCCTTGATACCTTTGGGAGGCAAATGGAGTTTTGGCCTCAAACCCTGAGGGTTATCGATCCCATATTTCAAAGCATAGCGATAGGGTATCAAATCGAAGAAATGATCCGCATGCATGTGGGTGATCACGATATCCGACACATCGAGGAGTCCGACATATTTTTGGAGATTACTCAACACGCCCGTCCCACAATCAATCAAAAGGGTTGTTTTCATGTGCTCAATCAAGAATCCAGAGCACGCTTGAGAGGGTCCAGGATAGGATGCGCTCGTCCCCAGAACCGTAAGCTTCAATTCATCCTCCTAACGCTTGATGATTGATCTTCCGAAAATATCCCTATTCCACCCGTTAAGCCCCGATCATCCGATAAGATATTCTAACACAGTCGTGGGAAATATTAGACAACCGGGCCCCAATTTCCATTCTTGAGCTATTCGCCTCCCGCTGCTATACTAGGAGCAAGTTAGGAATCTCTGATCAAGTGCTAATCAACCCCCTCGCCCCCAATCTTGGGGGAAGAGAAGAGGGATCGGGGGACACCCCCGATTCCCCGGCAGGAAGTGTCCTGCACCACCTAATCAGAGGTTTCCCAGAACCTTGAACTTCGAATCGCTATGAGAATTCTCGTCATCAACGGCCCAAACCTGAATATGCTCGGCAAGAGAGATCAGTCTCTCTATGGTTCCAAAACCCTGGAGGAGATCAACGCCCTGGTCAAAGAGAGGGGCAAAGAGCTCGGCGCAGAAATCCTCACATTCCAGTCCAACCACGAGGGAGCGCTCATCGACTTCATTCAGGCGGAGTCTGCCAGAGCCGACGGCATCATCATCAATCCGGGCGCGCTCACCCAT comes from Dehalococcoidia bacterium and encodes:
- a CDS encoding MBL fold metallo-hydrolase — encoded protein: MKLTVLGTSASYPGPSQACSGFLIEHMKTTLLIDCGTGVLSNLQKYVGLLDVSDIVITHMHADHFFDLIPYRYALKYGIDNPQGLRPKLHLPPKGIKEINQVVGPFSESDDFLGDVFEVSEYSPDRKLRLGDLILAFAAVAHYVPAYAVSVSGIGGKIAYSSDSGPCPGLFHIAKDADIFICGVGRSLEPDSDSLWGHLRPTEAGELAKEVNVKRLLLTHLWPSSNRATILDESSAKFGGFTELAEECRTYQLADCLGAGEIR
- the xerC gene encoding tyrosine recombinase XerC → MEDLLEKYLIYLKAERNFSPYTVRNYSSDILGFFDFLRQEGVTSLEKVDHLTVRRYMGQLLEKGVVRGSISRKMSALRSFFRYLNQQGLLAAEPMSKVSGLKGEKRLPSFLTSEEVIRLLSAPNTSTPQGLRDLAILELLYAAGLRVSEIASLDIVHVDLESGQVRVWGKGSKERMTLIGKPAAEALQHYLHYGRPKLLGQTKTNALFLNRFGERIAERRIQYLLKGYAKQAGINGRVHPHMLRHTFATHMLDGGADLRVVQELLGHENLSSTQIYTHVTRTQMRSRYLQAHPRSKEDERAVKPQNTQQ
- the aroQ gene encoding type II 3-dehydroquinate dehydratase, giving the protein MRILVINGPNLNMLGKRDQSLYGSKTLEEINALVKERGKELGAEILTFQSNHEGALIDFIQAESARADGIIINPGALTHYGLSLRDALADANLPTIEVHLSNIHAREKFRQKSVIAPIVKGQISGQGWQGYIAALQTLVNELKGS
- a CDS encoding cyclic nucleotide-binding domain-containing protein, producing the protein MVDEVGAEVQETPPFERFLKIYRRFEVVFEEGTSGREMYLIHSGGVSLMVGKAGGNESKVAVLKPGDFFGEMSLVDYSQRSATAVAIEDNTQLIVLDRPKFMFLVQQNPQFALTIMHNLCQRLRELDKRLKGGAE
- a CDS encoding adenylate/guanylate cyclase domain-containing protein, which codes for MKNNAATPGPKSRKKTKRLYHTLALLSVGCLFTLVVILIQPFRSTNFWLADQLFESETPSPNIVVAGIDDTTLETYGRWSEWPRSLHAQAIDNLSAAKAKVIAYDVLFFDDSVDDQVLAEAMAEAGNVVLAMSGSVRIPDTKSVVTYRQMERPTALLEQAMSGAGHANMNPDRDGKVRRIEMVIRDSAGNAYPAFSLSILHTLFSMPLPQEYPIQGHELHVVNREIPVDSSYDLRVNFSADTSQLAYISYGDIISGNFDPSIVKGKIVLIGMTATGDVDVWAVPTKNGKIPGTFIHALAIDTILRERYLTEAGTGTTLLTLLILVGITGLALPRIGVKWGVALVGGLFVAYVGVVFINFDKGHILNLLYPLSMLPVLLVSSIVCIILIQQSDDRFVKDLFGRYVSPQVAKEILTMADSSELKLGGETREVSVLFADIRGFTEMSERMSPGEVVGMLNTFLPVVIEKVLENGGMVNKFAGDNIMAVWNAPQSQSDHARLAVKAAWEAQQAVAALSQADPSLPKAQFGIGINSGKVLAGNVGSPGRVEYTVIGDSVNLASRICSVAPGGEVWIGPDTYQQAKEFLEVEAKAPQTLKGKAERVTLYHVTGCQ
- a CDS encoding MBG domain-containing protein, encoding MNKKLILVLVLSLLIGVGGVLVGCGGDSSDDEAIPVGGQPSTFSKPTELTMVSISQGEVLIRKANTNSWIAASAGMTLEPGDAIIAGGSSWAMVTFFEGSTIELEPGTEIGVVDLGIATGGSTKVGLSQQIGKTVSRVKKLADTNSSYEIQTPTCVGAVRGSTMLMDVAEDGSTTICNAEGAISVIVQDVETAIPVGKQITIDKDGNASEFKDCVPFSPFAEVAFTSSVNPSVYGQSVTFTATISVFSPDAGMPSGPVGFKDGEVMIATGVPVSAGQASYTTSALSAGSHSITVVYEGDDIDIDASLSLGLAQVVNKADLSATADDASRKYGEANPVFSGTVSGIQNGDSGTITDSYSSPADAASPVGAYDIVPLLVDGGSGALDNYDITLTNGTLMVEKASLMVTADDASRKYGEANPVFTGTIDGIQSGDLITASYSTSADAASQVGEYGIVPAVSDDGSGKLDNYDVALKNGTLTVEKAKVTVTLSDLSYYWDGSPKSVGVETTPPGVSYEVTYDGSPTPPVGDRNNTVSYNVVVTITDPNYELDDTAPGYNADEGSVTGILKIAPELFDYWYFMGEESDSPAYDCRPEVAGSASDNEVQPCFVIDIPNPTCEDLGFQCPDSLTINLATEEGSPTDGGTTYTRTQDDFEVTITTITEEDGTYFSFTANRWVCKVIVIDEYGKANVYANNGQPSDGNLHAPINLNPSTERPADLSVIIFCYDESTAPVPEYATAILLALGVLALGGFVWMVRRRHAGVA
- a CDS encoding MBL fold metallo-hydrolase yields the protein MKDSPYNTKDQPAGRAELPQTIQIRPNIYQFTSQKPGSHVYLIKGEVRNVLIDTGITSHFPALQNRLAEIGLGVRDIDLLLLTHEHYDHIGATAYFHKSAVVAAHSLAANKIELQDEFVTFGKFVNEAGGRFWVDIWLEDGTTLDLGKYKLHVIHTPGHTSGCACFYEPKEGLLFSGDTVFAGGVLSTIEVSGNVSDYVNSIERLSQLKIKEIHPGHGRSSNTPDEDLPKAAAYAQALLEDSKTFLEAFLKTRQLHQKGVYWENIEQP
- a CDS encoding cation:proton antiporter; the protein is METEIINGVLISIVMAAVIGYVIHRLRQPVIFGYIIAGIIIGPELGLRWVTDPQAIDFSSELGLIALMFMVGLELDLKKLRESGTELLVIAVVQFVTCVALGLAFFSLPGFDDSGKYAPLYLAITFSLSSTMIVVKLLYEKFELDTLPGRLTLGVLIMQDIWAIVFLAVQPDLANPELPKLGLSFLKGAALIGGCLLASRYLLPTLFKGIAKNPELVLITALGWCFLVSYISGDVAELSRAMGALIAGVSLSTLPYNREINDRVNSIRSFFLILFFVSLGMKVAQPSLHIFTMAVLASFFLIASRFIAMFPLLYLMKKGIRVSFLVPLNIAQISEFALVIATLGMGFGHINENVMTIILFTLMITATASTYMITYSHKLYLTTAGVLTKLGLKDITSPEEKTIQTEDSHPIMFLGFYKIASSLLHALEQHTPSITSKIVVVDFNPDVHRKLNKRGVKCVFGDLGNTGSLLENGLETAKVVVSTIPDTILKGTSNMTLLTYTKRINPSARVIVTAESTKLAKQLWAAGADFVILPNVEAGDKVASLLEQLLTEEDIPHACSEYRCRIMEQTGEVIE